A region of Lagenorhynchus albirostris chromosome 20, mLagAlb1.1, whole genome shotgun sequence DNA encodes the following proteins:
- the HDAC5 gene encoding histone deacetylase 5 isoform X3: protein MNSPTESADGMPGREPSLEILPRTPLHGLPVAVEVKPVLPGAMPSSMGGGGGGSPSPVELRGALAGPVDPALREQQLQQELLALKQQQQLQKQLLFAEFQKQHDHLTRQHEVQLQKHLKQQQEMLAAKRQQELEQQRQREQQRQEELEKQRLEQQLLILRNKEKSKESAIASTEVKLRLQEFLLSKSKEPTPGGLNHSLPQHPKCWGAHHASLDQSSPPQSGPPGTPPSYKLPLLGPYDSRDDFPLRKTASEPNLKVRSRLKQKVAERRSSPLLRRKDGTVISTFKKRAVEITGAGPGAAAVCNSAPGSGPSSPNSSHSTIAENGFTGSVPNIPTEMLPQHRALPLDSSPNQFSLYTSPSLPNISLGLQATVTVTNSHLTASPKLSTQQEAERQALQSLRQGGALTGKFMSTSSIPGCLLGVALEGDTSPHGHASLLQHVLLLEQARQQSTLIAVPLHGQSPLVTGERVATSMRTVGKLPRHRPLSRTQSSPLPQSPQALQQLVMQQQHQQFLEKQKQQQLQLGKILTKTGELPRQPTTHPEETEEELTEQQEAFLGEGALAIPREGSTESESTQEDLEEEEEEEEEEEGEEEEEEEEEEEEEEDCIQVKDEEGESGAEEGPDLEESSAGYKKVFADAPQLQPLQVYQAPLSLAAVPHQALGRTQSSPAAPGGMKSPPDQPTKHLFTTGVVYDTFMLKHQCMCGNTHVHPEHAGRIQSIWSRLQETGLLSKCERIRGRKATLDEIQTVHSEYHTLLYGTSPLNRQKLDSKKLLGPISQKMYAMLPCGGIGVDSDTVWNEMHSSSAVRMAVGCLVELAFKVATGELKNGFAIIRPPGHHAEESTAMGFCFFNSVAITTKLLQQKLNVGKVLIVDWDIHHGNGTQQAFYNDPSVLYISLHRYDNGNFFPGSGAPEEVGGGPGVGYNVNVAWTGGVDPPIGDVEYLTAFRTVVMPIAHEFSPDVVLVSAGFDAVEGHLSPLGGYSVTARCFGHLTRQLMTLAGGRVVLALEGGHDLTAICDASEACVSALLSVELQPLDEAVLQQKPNVNAVATLEKVIEIQSKHWSCVQRFAAGLGRSLREAQAGETEEAETVSAMALLSVGAEQAQAAAGREHSPRPAEEPMEQEPAL, encoded by the exons TGGAGGTGAAGCCGGTGCTGCCAGGAGCCATGCCCAGCTccatggggggcgggggaggaggcaGCCCCAGCCCCGTGGAGCTGCGGGGTGCGCTGGCAGGCCCCGTGGACCCCGCGCTGCGGGAGCAGCAGCTACAACAGGAGCTCCTGGCGctcaagcagcagcagcagctgcagaagCAGCTCCTGTTCGCTGAGTTCCAGAAACAGCACGACCACCTGACCCGGCAGCATGAGGTCCAGCTGCAGAAGCACCTCAAG cagcagcaggagatgCTGGCAGCCAAGAGGcagcaggagctggagcagcaGCGGCAGCGGGAGCAGCAACGGCAGGAGGAGCTGGAGAAGCAGCGGCTGGAGCAGCAGCTGCTCATCCTGCGAAACAAGGAGAAGAGCAAAGAGA GTGCCATCGCCAGCACCGAGGTGAAGCTGAGGCTCCAGGAATTCCTCCTGTCGAAGTCAAAGGAGCCCACACCAGGCGGCCTCAACCATTCCCTCCCACAGCATCCCAAATGCTG GGGAGCCCACCATGCTTCTTTGGACCAGAGTTCCCCTCCCCAGAGCGGCCCCCCTGGGACGCCTCCCTCCTACAAACTGCCTTTGCTTGGGCCCTACGACAGCCGTGATGACTTCCCCCTCCGCAAAACAG CCTCCGAACCCAACTTAAAAGTACGTTCGAGGCTAAAGCAGAAGGTGGCCGAGCGGAGAAGCAGTCCCCTCCTGCGTCGCAAGGACGGGACTGTCATTAGCACCTTTAAGAAGAGAGCTGTTGAGATCACAGGTGCCGGGCCTGGAG CGGCAGCCGTGTGCAACAGCGCGCCAGGCTCCGGCCCCAGCTCTCCTAACAGCTCCCACAGCACCATCGCCGAGAATGGCTTTACTGGCTCAGTCCCCAACATCCCCACCGAG ATGCTCCCCCAGCACCGGGCCCTCCCTCTGGACAGCTCCCCCAACCAGTTCAGCCTCTACACGTCTCCCTCTCTGCCCAACATCTCCCTAGGGCTGCAGGCCACGGTCACTGTCACCAACTCGCACCTCACC gcctccccaaAGCTTTCGACGCAGCAGGAGGCCGAGAGGCAGGCCCTCCAGTCCCTGCGGCAGGGTGGTGCACTGACGGGCAAGTTCATGAGCACATCCTCTATCCCCGGCTGCCTGCTGGGCGTGGCACTGGAGGGCGACACCAGCCCCCACGGGCATGCCTCCCTGCTGCAGCATGTGCTGCTGCTGGAGCAGGCCCGGCAGCAGAGCACCCTCATTGCTG TGCCGCTCCACGGGCAGTCCCCGCTGGTGACGGGTGAGCGCGTGGCCACCAGCATGCGGACGGTGGGCAAGCTCCCTCGGCACCGGCCCCTGAGCCGCACTCAGTCCTCGCCGCTGCCCCAGagcccccaggccctgcagcAGCTGGTCATGCAGCAGCAGCACCAGCAGTTCCTAgagaagcagaagcagcagcagctgcagctgggCAAG ATCCTCACCAAGACTGGGGAGCTGCCACGGCAGCCCACCACCCACCCcgaggagacagaggaggagctGACAGAGCAGCAGGAGgccttcctgggggagggggccctgGCCATACCCCGAGAAGGCTCCACGGAGAGTGAGAGCACACAGGAagacctggaggaggaggaagaggaggaggaggaggaggagggagaggaggaggaggaggaggaggaggaggaggaggaggaggaggactgCATCCAGGTCAAGGATGAGGAGGGCGAGAGTGGTGCTGAGGAGGGGCCCGACTTGGAGGAGTCCAGTGCTGGTTACAAAAAG GTGTTTGCAGATGCCCCGCAGCTGCAGCCTCTGCAGGTGTACCAGGCGCCCCTCAGCCTGGCCGCTGTGCCTCATCAGGCCCTGGGCCGCACCCAGTCCTCACCTGCTGCCCCTGGGGGCATGAAGAGCCCCCCGGACCAGCCCACCAAGCACCTCTTCACCACAG GTGTGGTCTATGACACGTTCATGCTGAAGCACCAGTGCATGTGCGGCAACACACACGTGCACCCTGAGCACGCTGGCCGGATCCAGAGCATCTGGTCTCGGCTGCAGGAGACAGGCCTGCTCAGCAAGTGTGAG CGGATCCGGGGTCGCAAAGCCACGCTGGACGAGATCCAGACGGTGCACTCCGAATACCACACCCTGCTCTATGGGACCAGCCCCCTCAACCGACAGAAGCTGGACAGCAAGAAGCTGCTCG GCCCCATCAGCCAGAAGATGTATGCCATGCTGCCTTGTGGGGGCATCGGG GTAGACAGTGACACCGTGTGGAATGAGATGCACTCCTCCAGTGCCGTGCGCATGGCGGTGGGCTGCCTGGTGGAGCTGGCTTTCAAGGTGGCGACGGGGGAGCTCAAG AATGGTTTTGCCATCATCCGGCCCCCAGGACACCACGCGGAGGAGTCCACAGCCAT GGGATTCTGCTTTTTCAACTCTGTAGCCATCACAACCAAACTCCTGCAGCAGAAGCTGAATGTGGGCAAGGTTCTCATCGTGGACTGG GACATTCACCACGGCAACGGCACCCAGCAAGCATTCTACAACGACCCCTCCGTGCTCTACATCTCCCTGCATCGCTATGACAATGGGAACTTCTTTCCGGGCTCTGGGGCTCCTGAAGAG GTTGGCGGAGGGCCGGGCGTGGGGTACAATGTGAACGTGGCATGGACGGGAGGTGTGGATCCCCCCATCGGAGACGTGGAGTACCTAACGGCCTTCAG GACAGTGGTGATGCCCATTGCCCACGAGTTCTCACCTGACGTGGTCCTGGTCTCCGCCGGGTTTGATGCTGTCGAGGGACACCTGTCTCCGCTGGGTGGCTACTCGGTCACTGCCAGAT GTTTTGGCCACTTGACCAGGCAGCTGATGACACTGGCAGGGGGCCGGGTGGTGCTGGCCCTCGAGGGAGGCCACGACTTGACCGCCATCTGTGATGCCTCTGAGGCCTGTGTCTCCGCTCTGCTCAGCGTGGAG CTGCAGCCCTTGGACGAGGCAGTCTTGCAACAAAAGCCCAACGTCAACGCAGTGGCCACGCTAGAGAAAGTCATCGAGATCCAGA GCAAACACTGGAGCTGTGTGCAGAGGTTCGCTGCTGGTCTAGGCCGTTCCCTGCGGGAGGCCCAGGCCGGTGAGACAGAGGAGGCTGAGACTGTGAGCGCCATGGCCTTGCTGTCGGTGGGGGCCGAGCAGGCCCAGGCTGCTGCAGGCCGGGAGCACAGCCCCAG GCCGGCAGAGGAGCCCATGGAGCAGGAACCTGCCCTGTGA
- the HDAC5 gene encoding histone deacetylase 5 isoform X2: MVHPGLHSKQGERLHLSVPRFPRLHLSSEVIVQNKRDGMPGREPSLEILPRTPLHGLPVAVEVKPVLPGAMPSSMGGGGGGSPSPVELRGALAGPVDPALREQQLQQELLALKQQQQLQKQLLFAEFQKQHDHLTRQHEVQLQKHLKQQQEMLAAKRQQELEQQRQREQQRQEELEKQRLEQQLLILRNKEKSKESAIASTEVKLRLQEFLLSKSKEPTPGGLNHSLPQHPKCWGAHHASLDQSSPPQSGPPGTPPSYKLPLLGPYDSRDDFPLRKTASEPNLKVRSRLKQKVAERRSSPLLRRKDGTVISTFKKRAVEITGAGPGAAAVCNSAPGSGPSSPNSSHSTIAENGFTGSVPNIPTEMLPQHRALPLDSSPNQFSLYTSPSLPNISLGLQATVTVTNSHLTASPKLSTQQEAERQALQSLRQGGALTGKFMSTSSIPGCLLGVALEGDTSPHGHASLLQHVLLLEQARQQSTLIAVPLHGQSPLVTGERVATSMRTVGKLPRHRPLSRTQSSPLPQSPQALQQLVMQQQHQQFLEKQKQQQLQLGKILTKTGELPRQPTTHPEETEEELTEQQEAFLGEGALAIPREGSTESESTQEDLEEEEEEEEEEEGEEEEEEEEEEEEEEDCIQVKDEEGESGAEEGPDLEESSAGYKKVFADAPQLQPLQVYQAPLSLAAVPHQALGRTQSSPAAPGGMKSPPDQPTKHLFTTGVVYDTFMLKHQCMCGNTHVHPEHAGRIQSIWSRLQETGLLSKCERIRGRKATLDEIQTVHSEYHTLLYGTSPLNRQKLDSKKLLGPISQKMYAMLPCGGIGVDSDTVWNEMHSSSAVRMAVGCLVELAFKVATGELKNGFAIIRPPGHHAEESTAMGFCFFNSVAITTKLLQQKLNVGKVLIVDWDIHHGNGTQQAFYNDPSVLYISLHRYDNGNFFPGSGAPEEVGGGPGVGYNVNVAWTGGVDPPIGDVEYLTAFRTVVMPIAHEFSPDVVLVSAGFDAVEGHLSPLGGYSVTARCFGHLTRQLMTLAGGRVVLALEGGHDLTAICDASEACVSALLSVELQPLDEAVLQQKPNVNAVATLEKVIEIQSKHWSCVQRFAAGLGRSLREAQAGETEEAETVSAMALLSVGAEQAQAAAGREHSPRPAEEPMEQEPAL; encoded by the exons TGGAGGTGAAGCCGGTGCTGCCAGGAGCCATGCCCAGCTccatggggggcgggggaggaggcaGCCCCAGCCCCGTGGAGCTGCGGGGTGCGCTGGCAGGCCCCGTGGACCCCGCGCTGCGGGAGCAGCAGCTACAACAGGAGCTCCTGGCGctcaagcagcagcagcagctgcagaagCAGCTCCTGTTCGCTGAGTTCCAGAAACAGCACGACCACCTGACCCGGCAGCATGAGGTCCAGCTGCAGAAGCACCTCAAG cagcagcaggagatgCTGGCAGCCAAGAGGcagcaggagctggagcagcaGCGGCAGCGGGAGCAGCAACGGCAGGAGGAGCTGGAGAAGCAGCGGCTGGAGCAGCAGCTGCTCATCCTGCGAAACAAGGAGAAGAGCAAAGAGA GTGCCATCGCCAGCACCGAGGTGAAGCTGAGGCTCCAGGAATTCCTCCTGTCGAAGTCAAAGGAGCCCACACCAGGCGGCCTCAACCATTCCCTCCCACAGCATCCCAAATGCTG GGGAGCCCACCATGCTTCTTTGGACCAGAGTTCCCCTCCCCAGAGCGGCCCCCCTGGGACGCCTCCCTCCTACAAACTGCCTTTGCTTGGGCCCTACGACAGCCGTGATGACTTCCCCCTCCGCAAAACAG CCTCCGAACCCAACTTAAAAGTACGTTCGAGGCTAAAGCAGAAGGTGGCCGAGCGGAGAAGCAGTCCCCTCCTGCGTCGCAAGGACGGGACTGTCATTAGCACCTTTAAGAAGAGAGCTGTTGAGATCACAGGTGCCGGGCCTGGAG CGGCAGCCGTGTGCAACAGCGCGCCAGGCTCCGGCCCCAGCTCTCCTAACAGCTCCCACAGCACCATCGCCGAGAATGGCTTTACTGGCTCAGTCCCCAACATCCCCACCGAG ATGCTCCCCCAGCACCGGGCCCTCCCTCTGGACAGCTCCCCCAACCAGTTCAGCCTCTACACGTCTCCCTCTCTGCCCAACATCTCCCTAGGGCTGCAGGCCACGGTCACTGTCACCAACTCGCACCTCACC gcctccccaaAGCTTTCGACGCAGCAGGAGGCCGAGAGGCAGGCCCTCCAGTCCCTGCGGCAGGGTGGTGCACTGACGGGCAAGTTCATGAGCACATCCTCTATCCCCGGCTGCCTGCTGGGCGTGGCACTGGAGGGCGACACCAGCCCCCACGGGCATGCCTCCCTGCTGCAGCATGTGCTGCTGCTGGAGCAGGCCCGGCAGCAGAGCACCCTCATTGCTG TGCCGCTCCACGGGCAGTCCCCGCTGGTGACGGGTGAGCGCGTGGCCACCAGCATGCGGACGGTGGGCAAGCTCCCTCGGCACCGGCCCCTGAGCCGCACTCAGTCCTCGCCGCTGCCCCAGagcccccaggccctgcagcAGCTGGTCATGCAGCAGCAGCACCAGCAGTTCCTAgagaagcagaagcagcagcagctgcagctgggCAAG ATCCTCACCAAGACTGGGGAGCTGCCACGGCAGCCCACCACCCACCCcgaggagacagaggaggagctGACAGAGCAGCAGGAGgccttcctgggggagggggccctgGCCATACCCCGAGAAGGCTCCACGGAGAGTGAGAGCACACAGGAagacctggaggaggaggaagaggaggaggaggaggaggagggagaggaggaggaggaggaggaggaggaggaggaggaggaggaggactgCATCCAGGTCAAGGATGAGGAGGGCGAGAGTGGTGCTGAGGAGGGGCCCGACTTGGAGGAGTCCAGTGCTGGTTACAAAAAG GTGTTTGCAGATGCCCCGCAGCTGCAGCCTCTGCAGGTGTACCAGGCGCCCCTCAGCCTGGCCGCTGTGCCTCATCAGGCCCTGGGCCGCACCCAGTCCTCACCTGCTGCCCCTGGGGGCATGAAGAGCCCCCCGGACCAGCCCACCAAGCACCTCTTCACCACAG GTGTGGTCTATGACACGTTCATGCTGAAGCACCAGTGCATGTGCGGCAACACACACGTGCACCCTGAGCACGCTGGCCGGATCCAGAGCATCTGGTCTCGGCTGCAGGAGACAGGCCTGCTCAGCAAGTGTGAG CGGATCCGGGGTCGCAAAGCCACGCTGGACGAGATCCAGACGGTGCACTCCGAATACCACACCCTGCTCTATGGGACCAGCCCCCTCAACCGACAGAAGCTGGACAGCAAGAAGCTGCTCG GCCCCATCAGCCAGAAGATGTATGCCATGCTGCCTTGTGGGGGCATCGGG GTAGACAGTGACACCGTGTGGAATGAGATGCACTCCTCCAGTGCCGTGCGCATGGCGGTGGGCTGCCTGGTGGAGCTGGCTTTCAAGGTGGCGACGGGGGAGCTCAAG AATGGTTTTGCCATCATCCGGCCCCCAGGACACCACGCGGAGGAGTCCACAGCCAT GGGATTCTGCTTTTTCAACTCTGTAGCCATCACAACCAAACTCCTGCAGCAGAAGCTGAATGTGGGCAAGGTTCTCATCGTGGACTGG GACATTCACCACGGCAACGGCACCCAGCAAGCATTCTACAACGACCCCTCCGTGCTCTACATCTCCCTGCATCGCTATGACAATGGGAACTTCTTTCCGGGCTCTGGGGCTCCTGAAGAG GTTGGCGGAGGGCCGGGCGTGGGGTACAATGTGAACGTGGCATGGACGGGAGGTGTGGATCCCCCCATCGGAGACGTGGAGTACCTAACGGCCTTCAG GACAGTGGTGATGCCCATTGCCCACGAGTTCTCACCTGACGTGGTCCTGGTCTCCGCCGGGTTTGATGCTGTCGAGGGACACCTGTCTCCGCTGGGTGGCTACTCGGTCACTGCCAGAT GTTTTGGCCACTTGACCAGGCAGCTGATGACACTGGCAGGGGGCCGGGTGGTGCTGGCCCTCGAGGGAGGCCACGACTTGACCGCCATCTGTGATGCCTCTGAGGCCTGTGTCTCCGCTCTGCTCAGCGTGGAG CTGCAGCCCTTGGACGAGGCAGTCTTGCAACAAAAGCCCAACGTCAACGCAGTGGCCACGCTAGAGAAAGTCATCGAGATCCAGA GCAAACACTGGAGCTGTGTGCAGAGGTTCGCTGCTGGTCTAGGCCGTTCCCTGCGGGAGGCCCAGGCCGGTGAGACAGAGGAGGCTGAGACTGTGAGCGCCATGGCCTTGCTGTCGGTGGGGGCCGAGCAGGCCCAGGCTGCTGCAGGCCGGGAGCACAGCCCCAG GCCGGCAGAGGAGCCCATGGAGCAGGAACCTGCCCTGTGA
- the HDAC5 gene encoding histone deacetylase 5 isoform X4 produces the protein MNSPTESDGMPGREPSLEILPRTPLHGLPVAVEVKPVLPGAMPSSMGGGGGGSPSPVELRGALAGPVDPALREQQLQQELLALKQQQQLQKQLLFAEFQKQHDHLTRQHEVQLQKHLKQQQEMLAAKRQQELEQQRQREQQRQEELEKQRLEQQLLILRNKEKSKESAIASTEVKLRLQEFLLSKSKEPTPGGLNHSLPQHPKCWGAHHASLDQSSPPQSGPPGTPPSYKLPLLGPYDSRDDFPLRKTASEPNLKVRSRLKQKVAERRSSPLLRRKDGTVISTFKKRAVEITGAGPGAAAVCNSAPGSGPSSPNSSHSTIAENGFTGSVPNIPTEMLPQHRALPLDSSPNQFSLYTSPSLPNISLGLQATVTVTNSHLTASPKLSTQQEAERQALQSLRQGGALTGKFMSTSSIPGCLLGVALEGDTSPHGHASLLQHVLLLEQARQQSTLIAVPLHGQSPLVTGERVATSMRTVGKLPRHRPLSRTQSSPLPQSPQALQQLVMQQQHQQFLEKQKQQQLQLGKILTKTGELPRQPTTHPEETEEELTEQQEAFLGEGALAIPREGSTESESTQEDLEEEEEEEEEEEGEEEEEEEEEEEEEEDCIQVKDEEGESGAEEGPDLEESSAGYKKVFADAPQLQPLQVYQAPLSLAAVPHQALGRTQSSPAAPGGMKSPPDQPTKHLFTTGVVYDTFMLKHQCMCGNTHVHPEHAGRIQSIWSRLQETGLLSKCERIRGRKATLDEIQTVHSEYHTLLYGTSPLNRQKLDSKKLLGPISQKMYAMLPCGGIGVDSDTVWNEMHSSSAVRMAVGCLVELAFKVATGELKNGFAIIRPPGHHAEESTAMGFCFFNSVAITTKLLQQKLNVGKVLIVDWDIHHGNGTQQAFYNDPSVLYISLHRYDNGNFFPGSGAPEEVGGGPGVGYNVNVAWTGGVDPPIGDVEYLTAFRTVVMPIAHEFSPDVVLVSAGFDAVEGHLSPLGGYSVTARCFGHLTRQLMTLAGGRVVLALEGGHDLTAICDASEACVSALLSVELQPLDEAVLQQKPNVNAVATLEKVIEIQSKHWSCVQRFAAGLGRSLREAQAGETEEAETVSAMALLSVGAEQAQAAAGREHSPRPAEEPMEQEPAL, from the exons TGGAGGTGAAGCCGGTGCTGCCAGGAGCCATGCCCAGCTccatggggggcgggggaggaggcaGCCCCAGCCCCGTGGAGCTGCGGGGTGCGCTGGCAGGCCCCGTGGACCCCGCGCTGCGGGAGCAGCAGCTACAACAGGAGCTCCTGGCGctcaagcagcagcagcagctgcagaagCAGCTCCTGTTCGCTGAGTTCCAGAAACAGCACGACCACCTGACCCGGCAGCATGAGGTCCAGCTGCAGAAGCACCTCAAG cagcagcaggagatgCTGGCAGCCAAGAGGcagcaggagctggagcagcaGCGGCAGCGGGAGCAGCAACGGCAGGAGGAGCTGGAGAAGCAGCGGCTGGAGCAGCAGCTGCTCATCCTGCGAAACAAGGAGAAGAGCAAAGAGA GTGCCATCGCCAGCACCGAGGTGAAGCTGAGGCTCCAGGAATTCCTCCTGTCGAAGTCAAAGGAGCCCACACCAGGCGGCCTCAACCATTCCCTCCCACAGCATCCCAAATGCTG GGGAGCCCACCATGCTTCTTTGGACCAGAGTTCCCCTCCCCAGAGCGGCCCCCCTGGGACGCCTCCCTCCTACAAACTGCCTTTGCTTGGGCCCTACGACAGCCGTGATGACTTCCCCCTCCGCAAAACAG CCTCCGAACCCAACTTAAAAGTACGTTCGAGGCTAAAGCAGAAGGTGGCCGAGCGGAGAAGCAGTCCCCTCCTGCGTCGCAAGGACGGGACTGTCATTAGCACCTTTAAGAAGAGAGCTGTTGAGATCACAGGTGCCGGGCCTGGAG CGGCAGCCGTGTGCAACAGCGCGCCAGGCTCCGGCCCCAGCTCTCCTAACAGCTCCCACAGCACCATCGCCGAGAATGGCTTTACTGGCTCAGTCCCCAACATCCCCACCGAG ATGCTCCCCCAGCACCGGGCCCTCCCTCTGGACAGCTCCCCCAACCAGTTCAGCCTCTACACGTCTCCCTCTCTGCCCAACATCTCCCTAGGGCTGCAGGCCACGGTCACTGTCACCAACTCGCACCTCACC gcctccccaaAGCTTTCGACGCAGCAGGAGGCCGAGAGGCAGGCCCTCCAGTCCCTGCGGCAGGGTGGTGCACTGACGGGCAAGTTCATGAGCACATCCTCTATCCCCGGCTGCCTGCTGGGCGTGGCACTGGAGGGCGACACCAGCCCCCACGGGCATGCCTCCCTGCTGCAGCATGTGCTGCTGCTGGAGCAGGCCCGGCAGCAGAGCACCCTCATTGCTG TGCCGCTCCACGGGCAGTCCCCGCTGGTGACGGGTGAGCGCGTGGCCACCAGCATGCGGACGGTGGGCAAGCTCCCTCGGCACCGGCCCCTGAGCCGCACTCAGTCCTCGCCGCTGCCCCAGagcccccaggccctgcagcAGCTGGTCATGCAGCAGCAGCACCAGCAGTTCCTAgagaagcagaagcagcagcagctgcagctgggCAAG ATCCTCACCAAGACTGGGGAGCTGCCACGGCAGCCCACCACCCACCCcgaggagacagaggaggagctGACAGAGCAGCAGGAGgccttcctgggggagggggccctgGCCATACCCCGAGAAGGCTCCACGGAGAGTGAGAGCACACAGGAagacctggaggaggaggaagaggaggaggaggaggaggagggagaggaggaggaggaggaggaggaggaggaggaggaggaggaggactgCATCCAGGTCAAGGATGAGGAGGGCGAGAGTGGTGCTGAGGAGGGGCCCGACTTGGAGGAGTCCAGTGCTGGTTACAAAAAG GTGTTTGCAGATGCCCCGCAGCTGCAGCCTCTGCAGGTGTACCAGGCGCCCCTCAGCCTGGCCGCTGTGCCTCATCAGGCCCTGGGCCGCACCCAGTCCTCACCTGCTGCCCCTGGGGGCATGAAGAGCCCCCCGGACCAGCCCACCAAGCACCTCTTCACCACAG GTGTGGTCTATGACACGTTCATGCTGAAGCACCAGTGCATGTGCGGCAACACACACGTGCACCCTGAGCACGCTGGCCGGATCCAGAGCATCTGGTCTCGGCTGCAGGAGACAGGCCTGCTCAGCAAGTGTGAG CGGATCCGGGGTCGCAAAGCCACGCTGGACGAGATCCAGACGGTGCACTCCGAATACCACACCCTGCTCTATGGGACCAGCCCCCTCAACCGACAGAAGCTGGACAGCAAGAAGCTGCTCG GCCCCATCAGCCAGAAGATGTATGCCATGCTGCCTTGTGGGGGCATCGGG GTAGACAGTGACACCGTGTGGAATGAGATGCACTCCTCCAGTGCCGTGCGCATGGCGGTGGGCTGCCTGGTGGAGCTGGCTTTCAAGGTGGCGACGGGGGAGCTCAAG AATGGTTTTGCCATCATCCGGCCCCCAGGACACCACGCGGAGGAGTCCACAGCCAT GGGATTCTGCTTTTTCAACTCTGTAGCCATCACAACCAAACTCCTGCAGCAGAAGCTGAATGTGGGCAAGGTTCTCATCGTGGACTGG GACATTCACCACGGCAACGGCACCCAGCAAGCATTCTACAACGACCCCTCCGTGCTCTACATCTCCCTGCATCGCTATGACAATGGGAACTTCTTTCCGGGCTCTGGGGCTCCTGAAGAG GTTGGCGGAGGGCCGGGCGTGGGGTACAATGTGAACGTGGCATGGACGGGAGGTGTGGATCCCCCCATCGGAGACGTGGAGTACCTAACGGCCTTCAG GACAGTGGTGATGCCCATTGCCCACGAGTTCTCACCTGACGTGGTCCTGGTCTCCGCCGGGTTTGATGCTGTCGAGGGACACCTGTCTCCGCTGGGTGGCTACTCGGTCACTGCCAGAT GTTTTGGCCACTTGACCAGGCAGCTGATGACACTGGCAGGGGGCCGGGTGGTGCTGGCCCTCGAGGGAGGCCACGACTTGACCGCCATCTGTGATGCCTCTGAGGCCTGTGTCTCCGCTCTGCTCAGCGTGGAG CTGCAGCCCTTGGACGAGGCAGTCTTGCAACAAAAGCCCAACGTCAACGCAGTGGCCACGCTAGAGAAAGTCATCGAGATCCAGA GCAAACACTGGAGCTGTGTGCAGAGGTTCGCTGCTGGTCTAGGCCGTTCCCTGCGGGAGGCCCAGGCCGGTGAGACAGAGGAGGCTGAGACTGTGAGCGCCATGGCCTTGCTGTCGGTGGGGGCCGAGCAGGCCCAGGCTGCTGCAGGCCGGGAGCACAGCCCCAG GCCGGCAGAGGAGCCCATGGAGCAGGAACCTGCCCTGTGA